A genomic window from Streptomyces sp. 846.5 includes:
- the galE gene encoding UDP-glucose 4-epimerase GalE: MSAPSTVLVTGGAGFIGSHICAELLGHGYDLIVVDDFSNSTPQALARVERIAGRGAEAVYDADIRDHRALSTVFEHHPVDAVVHLAARKAVGESTRMPVEYYDTNVGGTINLLRTMREHGVRQLVFSSSCSIYGDAGSGPLAEATPARPTNPYAASKWTCEQILADVCRRSPGLTVHSLRYFNPVGAHPSGLLGEDPRGTPENLMPLLAQVAVGRRERIEVFGDDYATADGTAVRDYLHVMDTAGAHRTALDHLGDAPGMHVFNLGVGVGSSVLQVITAFGEACGSPIPYRVVSRRPGDVTELVADASAVARAWGWRPTRDLADMCRDAWRFQQLNPNGYAGSVR; encoded by the coding sequence ATGAGTGCACCGTCGACGGTCCTCGTCACCGGCGGGGCGGGCTTCATCGGCAGCCACATCTGCGCCGAGCTGCTCGGCCACGGATACGACCTGATCGTCGTCGACGACTTCTCCAACAGCACGCCGCAGGCCCTGGCCCGGGTGGAGCGAATCGCCGGCCGGGGCGCCGAAGCCGTGTACGACGCGGACATCCGGGACCACCGCGCGCTCTCCACCGTCTTCGAACACCACCCGGTGGACGCCGTCGTGCATCTGGCTGCCAGAAAGGCGGTGGGGGAGTCGACCCGGATGCCCGTCGAGTACTACGACACCAACGTCGGCGGCACGATCAACCTGCTGCGGACCATGCGCGAGCACGGGGTGCGGCAGCTGGTCTTCTCCTCGTCCTGCTCGATCTACGGCGACGCCGGGAGCGGGCCGCTGGCCGAGGCCACCCCGGCCCGGCCCACCAACCCCTATGCGGCGTCCAAATGGACCTGCGAGCAGATCCTCGCCGATGTCTGCCGCCGCAGCCCCGGACTCACCGTGCACTCGCTGCGGTACTTCAACCCGGTGGGCGCCCACCCCAGCGGTCTGCTCGGCGAGGACCCCCGCGGCACGCCCGAGAACCTGATGCCCCTTCTGGCCCAGGTGGCCGTCGGCCGACGGGAGCGCATCGAGGTGTTCGGCGACGACTACGCCACCGCCGACGGCACCGCCGTCCGCGACTACCTGCACGTCATGGACACCGCCGGGGCCCACCGCACCGCACTGGACCACCTCGGCGACGCGCCGGGCATGCACGTCTTCAACCTCGGTGTCGGGGTCGGCAGTTCGGTTCTGCAGGTGATCACCGCGTTCGGCGAGGCCTGCGGCAGCCCGATCCCGTACCGGGTGGTGTCCCGGCGACCCGGCGACGTGACCGAACTGGTCGCCGACGCGAGCGCCGTGGCGCGGGCGTGGGGCTGGCGCCCCACCCGCGACCTGGCCGACATGTGCCGGGACGCCTGGCGGTTCCAGCAGCTCAACCCCAACGGCTACGCCGGCTCCGTCCGGTGA
- a CDS encoding nucleoside deaminase has product MDASALATAFGARLPAWVPAELADVPETLPTDEDRMRLVNRLAERNHREDTGGPFAALVVESGTGRIISAGVNLVLSSGLSSTHAEVVAVSLAQTRLGAWDLGALGGPELELVVNWRPCVMCYGAAMWSGVRRLLIAGDGPELEELTGFDEGPMREDWAAQFHRRGIRTTGDVLREEAVEVFRDYGARRDAVVYNARGTATTR; this is encoded by the coding sequence ATGGACGCATCCGCACTCGCGACCGCTTTCGGCGCCCGGCTTCCCGCCTGGGTGCCCGCCGAGCTCGCCGACGTACCCGAGACGCTGCCCACCGACGAGGACCGCATGCGCCTCGTCAACCGCCTCGCCGAACGCAACCACCGGGAGGACACCGGCGGTCCCTTCGCGGCCCTGGTCGTGGAGAGCGGCACCGGACGGATCATCTCCGCCGGAGTGAATCTGGTCCTGTCCTCCGGCCTCTCCTCCACCCACGCCGAAGTCGTCGCGGTCTCCCTGGCTCAGACCCGCCTCGGCGCCTGGGACCTGGGCGCACTCGGCGGCCCCGAGCTGGAACTGGTCGTCAACTGGCGCCCCTGCGTCATGTGCTACGGCGCCGCGATGTGGTCCGGAGTCCGACGCCTGCTCATCGCCGGGGACGGCCCGGAGCTGGAGGAGCTCACCGGCTTCGACGAAGGCCCGATGCGCGAGGACTGGGCCGCCCAGTTCCACCGCCGCGGCATCCGCACCACCGGCGACGTCCTCCGCGAAGAGGCCGTCGAGGTCTTCAGGGACTACGGCGCACGCAGGGACGCCGTCGTCTACAACGCCCGGGGCACCGCGACGACCCGTTAG
- a CDS encoding glycosyltransferase family 2 protein: MADSAFEASAEARIVQLSGGSVAGITPHGPLLGHPPHRFRADQATFVPALGRRDRVAVALLSVGWSIGFLAFWQWWLAPAHRVTWIGLILTSVLLLYLTSQASYFLLAVANLPRVSPSTRIPRVRLAMVTTRAPSEPWAMARATLRAMQAQDFPYRYDVWLCDEDPTPEIERWCCENGVRVSTRRGDLEYHRDTWPRRTRCKEGNLAYFYDHWGYRDYDVVAQLDCDHRPSPTYLAEVVRPFADEAIGYVAAPSICDLNAADSWAARGRVHREAPFHGPFQLGHANRFAPVCIGSHYSVRTRALREIGGLGPDLAEDFTTTFLLNSAGWQGAFAIDAEAHGLGPATFADMVTQEYQWSRSLMAVSFRMVPRHMSRLRLRLRLRFAVPLIYYPLVAIAAAAGIALPAVAAATGSVWVSVNYLAFVAHLGAMTLCLLLMILLLRHRGLLRPRTAPVLSWELWLFVLARWPFVAWGVLGAVTQEVFGRPVHFKVTPKDRTGHEQLPGRLVLPSVVVAVGLSSAAVAGELTGPAVGYVLLCILGATVYATVGALVAALHVREAARTAGIPLRSAVATARAPLLVSALPLLPLAAAITLYPAYLAAVLGW; encoded by the coding sequence GTGGCGGACTCCGCGTTCGAGGCTTCTGCGGAAGCCCGGATCGTGCAGCTCTCCGGCGGCAGCGTCGCCGGGATCACACCGCACGGGCCGCTCCTCGGGCACCCGCCGCACCGGTTCCGGGCTGACCAGGCGACCTTCGTGCCCGCCCTGGGCCGCCGCGACCGGGTCGCCGTCGCCCTGCTCTCCGTGGGCTGGTCGATCGGCTTCCTGGCGTTCTGGCAGTGGTGGCTGGCGCCGGCGCACCGCGTCACCTGGATCGGACTGATCCTCACCAGCGTGCTGCTGCTCTACCTCACCTCGCAGGCCAGTTACTTCCTGCTCGCGGTCGCGAACCTCCCCAGAGTCTCGCCCTCGACCCGGATCCCGCGGGTGCGGCTCGCCATGGTGACCACCCGGGCCCCCTCGGAGCCGTGGGCCATGGCACGCGCCACGCTGCGGGCCATGCAGGCCCAGGACTTCCCGTACCGCTACGACGTCTGGCTCTGCGACGAGGACCCCACGCCGGAGATCGAACGGTGGTGCTGCGAGAACGGCGTTCGGGTGTCCACCCGGCGCGGGGACCTGGAGTACCACCGGGACACCTGGCCCCGGCGCACCCGGTGCAAGGAAGGCAACCTCGCCTACTTCTACGACCACTGGGGCTACCGGGACTACGACGTGGTCGCCCAGCTCGACTGCGACCACCGGCCGTCTCCGACCTACCTTGCCGAGGTGGTCCGCCCGTTCGCGGACGAGGCCATCGGCTACGTCGCCGCGCCCAGCATCTGCGACCTCAACGCCGCGGACTCCTGGGCGGCCCGCGGCAGAGTGCACCGGGAGGCCCCGTTCCACGGCCCGTTCCAGCTCGGGCACGCCAACCGGTTCGCCCCCGTGTGCATCGGCTCCCACTACAGCGTGCGCACCCGGGCGCTGCGCGAGATCGGCGGCCTGGGACCGGATCTGGCCGAGGACTTCACTACCACGTTCCTGCTCAACTCCGCGGGCTGGCAAGGAGCGTTCGCCATAGACGCCGAGGCGCACGGCCTCGGCCCGGCGACCTTCGCGGACATGGTCACCCAGGAGTACCAGTGGTCGCGCAGCCTGATGGCGGTGTCGTTCCGGATGGTCCCGCGCCATATGTCCCGGCTCCGGCTCCGGCTGCGGCTGCGATTCGCGGTTCCCCTGATCTACTACCCGCTGGTGGCGATCGCCGCCGCCGCGGGCATCGCCCTCCCGGCCGTCGCCGCGGCGACCGGGTCGGTCTGGGTCAGCGTCAACTACCTGGCGTTCGTGGCGCACCTGGGGGCGATGACGCTCTGCCTGCTGCTGATGATCCTGCTGCTGCGGCACCGGGGGCTGCTGCGTCCGCGCACCGCGCCCGTGCTGAGCTGGGAGCTGTGGCTGTTCGTCCTCGCCCGCTGGCCCTTCGTGGCCTGGGGCGTACTCGGCGCGGTCACCCAGGAGGTGTTCGGCCGACCGGTGCACTTCAAGGTCACCCCCAAGGACCGGACCGGGCATGAACAGCTGCCCGGGCGGCTGGTCCTCCCGTCCGTGGTGGTCGCGGTGGGCCTCTCGTCGGCCGCCGTCGCCGGAGAACTGACCGGTCCCGCCGTCGGCTACGTCCTGCTGTGCATCCTCGGCGCGACCGTGTACGCGACGGTGGGCGCCCTGGTCGCCGCACTGCATGTCAGGGAGGCTGCCCGGACGGCCGGCATCCCGCTGCGGAGTGCCGTCGCCACGGCCCGCGCCCCCCTGCTGGTGTCGGCGCTGCCGCTGCTGCCGCTCGCCGCCGCCATCACCCTCTACCCGGCCTACCTGGCCGCTGTCCTGGGCTGGTGA
- a CDS encoding UDP-glucose/GDP-mannose dehydrogenase family protein yields the protein MRMTVIGTGYVGAVHAACMAHLGHEVLGVDIDAERIAALAAGRAPVHEAGLDEILVRTLASGQLTLSSSLAEAAAFAGTHFVCVGTPQRPDSEAADLSCVDAVVDGLAPHLRPGSLVVGKSTVPVGTAARLGARLAERAPGTEVAWNPEFLREGCAVADTLRPERLVVGVTSARAEATLRQVYAPMLAAGVPFYCTDPATAELVKVAANGFLATKISFINAMAEVCDAAGADVAVLAAAIGADSRIGPCFLQPGLGFGGSCFPKDIRAFAARAAELGAGESVEFLHEVDRINLRQRRRTVDRARELLGGSFADCRIGVLGAAFKPGSDDVRDSPALAVADAARREGAEVRVHDPEATDNARAAYPDLTYALEVPKACEDADLVMHLTAWPEYGEIDPAALAAEVRAPVLLDARNSLDRRPWWSAGWTVHALGRPAPTTPTTAPTPTTAPTGVPH from the coding sequence ATGAGAATGACCGTCATCGGCACCGGTTACGTCGGAGCCGTGCACGCCGCGTGCATGGCGCACCTCGGGCACGAGGTCCTCGGCGTCGACATCGACGCCGAGCGGATCGCCGCCCTGGCGGCGGGGCGGGCCCCGGTCCACGAGGCCGGACTGGACGAGATCCTGGTCCGGACCCTCGCCTCCGGGCAGTTGACCCTGTCCAGCTCGCTGGCCGAAGCCGCGGCCTTCGCCGGCACGCACTTCGTCTGCGTCGGCACCCCGCAGCGCCCGGACAGCGAGGCGGCCGACCTCAGCTGCGTCGACGCCGTCGTGGACGGCCTGGCGCCGCATCTGCGCCCCGGCAGTCTGGTGGTGGGCAAGTCCACCGTCCCGGTGGGCACCGCCGCCCGGCTCGGCGCGCGGCTCGCGGAGCGGGCCCCCGGCACCGAGGTGGCCTGGAACCCCGAGTTCCTGCGCGAGGGCTGCGCGGTCGCGGACACGCTGCGGCCGGAGCGGCTGGTCGTGGGCGTCACGTCCGCGAGGGCCGAGGCCACCCTGCGCCAGGTCTACGCGCCCATGCTGGCGGCGGGGGTGCCGTTCTACTGCACCGACCCGGCCACCGCCGAACTGGTCAAGGTCGCGGCGAACGGTTTTCTGGCGACCAAGATCTCCTTCATCAACGCCATGGCCGAGGTGTGCGACGCCGCAGGCGCCGACGTCGCCGTCCTGGCCGCGGCGATCGGTGCCGACTCGCGGATCGGCCCCTGCTTCCTCCAGCCGGGACTCGGCTTCGGCGGCAGCTGCTTCCCCAAGGACATCCGGGCCTTCGCGGCCCGCGCCGCGGAGCTCGGAGCCGGCGAGTCGGTGGAGTTCCTGCACGAGGTCGACCGGATCAACCTCCGGCAGCGGCGGCGGACCGTCGACCGGGCGCGCGAGCTGCTCGGCGGCTCCTTCGCCGACTGCCGGATCGGGGTCCTGGGCGCGGCGTTCAAGCCGGGCAGCGACGATGTGCGCGACTCGCCCGCTCTCGCCGTCGCGGACGCCGCCCGGCGCGAGGGGGCCGAGGTCCGGGTGCACGACCCCGAGGCCACCGACAACGCCCGGGCGGCCTACCCCGATCTGACCTATGCCCTGGAGGTCCCCAAGGCGTGCGAGGACGCGGACCTCGTCATGCACCTCACCGCCTGGCCGGAGTACGGCGAGATCGACCCCGCGGCGCTCGCCGCGGAGGTGCGTGCCCCCGTACTGCTGGACGCACGCAACAGCCTCGACCGCCGGCCCTGGTGGTCGGCCGGCTGGACGGTGCACGCGCTCGGGCGCCCTGCCCCGACGACCCCGACGACCGCACCGACCCCGACGACCGCACCGACGGGCGTGCCCCACTGA
- the add gene encoding adenosine deaminase, with amino-acid sequence MTDLTDTDLTDTDLTDFISHLPKCELHLHIEGTLEPELKFALAARNNVTLPYADADEMRAGYVFHDLPSFLACYYEGMSVLLTEADFYDLAWAYLTKAQAQNVRYAEIFFDPQAHTSRGVSFDTVIRGLRRAVMDAHRLLDVRAQLIMCFMRDLSAGFAMATLLESLPYREWIVGVGLDSDERDNPPVKFAAVFARARAEGYQLTMHCDLDQENSVDHIRQCLEVIGVDRIDHGVNCLESEELQSEIKARGLGLTVCPVSNGYVRGSAWQDAVRQLLDRGLRVTVSSDDPAYMDGYVTENLLAVQATTPLSAAELVLLQRNAFEAAWLPQVVKDAYLAELDAYADR; translated from the coding sequence GTGACCGACCTGACCGATACCGACCTCACCGATACCGACCTCACCGACTTCATCTCCCACCTGCCCAAGTGCGAGCTGCACCTGCACATCGAGGGCACGCTGGAACCGGAGCTCAAGTTCGCCCTCGCCGCCCGGAACAACGTCACCCTGCCCTACGCGGACGCGGACGAGATGCGGGCCGGCTATGTGTTCCACGACCTGCCGTCCTTCCTCGCCTGCTACTACGAGGGCATGTCGGTGCTGCTCACCGAGGCGGACTTCTACGACCTGGCGTGGGCGTACCTGACCAAGGCGCAGGCGCAGAACGTGCGGTACGCGGAGATCTTCTTCGACCCGCAGGCGCACACTTCCCGGGGCGTGTCGTTCGACACGGTGATCCGGGGCCTGCGGCGGGCGGTGATGGACGCACACCGGCTGCTGGACGTGCGGGCGCAGCTGATCATGTGCTTTATGCGGGACCTCTCGGCCGGGTTCGCGATGGCGACGCTTCTGGAGTCGCTGCCGTACCGGGAGTGGATCGTCGGGGTGGGGCTGGACTCGGACGAACGGGACAACCCGCCGGTCAAGTTCGCCGCCGTCTTCGCCCGGGCCCGGGCCGAGGGCTACCAGCTCACCATGCACTGCGACCTGGACCAGGAGAACTCCGTCGATCACATCCGGCAGTGCCTGGAGGTGATCGGGGTGGACCGCATCGACCACGGCGTGAACTGCCTGGAGAGCGAAGAACTCCAGAGCGAGATCAAGGCGCGCGGGCTGGGCCTGACCGTCTGCCCGGTCTCCAACGGCTATGTGCGCGGCTCCGCCTGGCAGGACGCCGTCCGCCAACTGCTCGACCGCGGGCTGCGGGTGACCGTCAGCTCCGACGACCCCGCCTACATGGACGGCTACGTCACCGAGAACCTGCTCGCCGTGCAGGCCACCACCCCGCTGTCCGCGGCGGAGCTGGTGCTGCTCCAGCGCAACGCCTTCGAGGCCGCCTGGCTGCCCCAGGTGGTCAAGGACGCCTACCTCGCCGAGCTGGACGCCTACGCCGACCGGTAG
- a CDS encoding TetR/AcrR family transcriptional regulator C-terminal domain-containing protein, whose amino-acid sequence MAAETAEGERGRRASDRGRYGRLNRERVLASALEMVDRDGLSGLSMRKLGAELDVEAMALYRYASSKDELLEGLVEAFFQEVGHDLDAAGTTGPAAPGWRQQLHRTALTTYRVALRHPNVVPLLATRLLSTPLARRPPAVLRNHERVLGLLRSAGLEEGRAVSAHRAYTAWLLGYLFTELQAMVDDSDEPDPAFRLGLHRMSAQEFPLLRAAAVTLAERGGPEELASGLDALLALFTDA is encoded by the coding sequence ATGGCAGCGGAAACAGCGGAGGGAGAGCGGGGCCGGCGGGCCAGTGACCGCGGACGCTACGGTCGGCTGAACCGGGAGCGCGTACTGGCCTCGGCACTGGAGATGGTGGACCGCGACGGGCTCTCCGGACTGAGCATGCGCAAGCTCGGCGCGGAACTGGACGTCGAGGCGATGGCGCTCTACCGCTACGCCTCCAGCAAGGACGAGCTGCTGGAGGGGCTGGTCGAGGCGTTCTTCCAGGAGGTCGGCCACGACCTGGACGCGGCCGGCACGACAGGGCCCGCGGCACCCGGCTGGCGGCAGCAGCTGCACCGCACCGCGCTCACCACCTACCGGGTGGCCCTGCGCCACCCCAACGTGGTGCCGCTCCTGGCCACCCGCCTGCTGTCCACCCCGCTGGCCCGCCGCCCACCGGCGGTCCTCCGCAACCACGAGCGCGTGCTGGGCCTCCTCCGCTCCGCAGGGCTGGAGGAGGGCCGCGCCGTGTCGGCACACCGGGCGTACACCGCGTGGCTGCTCGGCTACCTCTTCACCGAGCTGCAGGCCATGGTCGACGACTCCGACGAGCCGGATCCGGCCTTCCGGCTCGGCCTGCACCGTATGTCGGCCCAGGAATTCCCCCTGCTCCGGGCGGCCGCTGTCACGCTTGCCGAGCGCGGCGGCCCGGAGGAGCTGGCTTCCGGCCTGGACGCCCTGCTCGCGCTCTTCACCGACGCCTAA
- a CDS encoding right-handed parallel beta-helix repeat-containing protein has protein sequence MTSARGRGVPYALGAALLLAVGSGCADLPHYSPLRTYYVSPGGNDSASGTSPGTAWRSLTRAQGARLHPGDRLLLQGGARFTGTLSLVAGEAGRAGRPVVIGSYGAGRASVESTGDGIAVHNTAGVEIRDLVLTGKGPGYDSGSGVNLYADLPDGSKLDHVTVSDVDISGFVVGIAIGAAGGGTGFKDVTVRQAELHGNRDDGLLAYGPAFDAAHPAYAHQSIDLDGVRAHDNPGDPADVARPTGSGIVLGSVSGATLRGSSVYGNGARSAAGAKQGPVGMWAYDSTGVLIEHDSAYRNHTGSGLDGSGFGLDNNVSKSTLQYDLAFHNDGPGFYAYSKAANGAYADNTIRYDVSDNDGRKLPRHGGLTVYGTDLHNLQIYRNTVVMTGTNGVGPALLVRSGETGVTVRDNILATDGSPVVSSAALTTRQLDLQGNDYFAPSGQWSVIWGGRSYSDLGSWRSASGQESSGGRPAGRTTDPCFAGGALPDIQSTGDAHLVVPRCPAAGP, from the coding sequence GTGACCAGCGCCCGGGGACGCGGCGTGCCGTACGCGCTGGGCGCCGCACTCCTGCTGGCCGTCGGCAGCGGCTGCGCCGACCTGCCGCACTACTCCCCGCTCCGTACCTACTACGTGAGCCCGGGCGGCAACGACTCCGCCTCCGGTACCTCGCCCGGCACGGCGTGGCGCTCCCTGACGCGCGCCCAGGGCGCACGGCTTCATCCCGGCGACCGCCTGCTGCTGCAGGGCGGAGCCCGGTTCACCGGCACTCTCAGCCTGGTCGCGGGTGAGGCGGGCCGGGCGGGCCGGCCGGTGGTGATCGGCTCCTACGGCGCGGGGCGCGCGTCCGTCGAATCCACCGGCGACGGTATCGCCGTGCACAACACCGCCGGTGTGGAGATCCGCGATCTCGTCCTCACCGGAAAGGGCCCGGGCTACGACTCCGGCAGCGGTGTCAACCTCTATGCCGATCTGCCGGACGGCAGCAAGCTCGACCATGTCACCGTCTCGGACGTCGACATCTCCGGGTTCGTGGTGGGGATCGCGATCGGTGCCGCGGGAGGCGGCACGGGCTTCAAGGATGTGACGGTCCGTCAGGCGGAGCTGCACGGCAACAGGGACGACGGGCTGCTGGCCTACGGTCCCGCCTTCGACGCCGCCCACCCCGCCTACGCGCATCAGTCCATCGACCTCGACGGGGTACGGGCGCACGACAACCCCGGTGACCCCGCGGACGTAGCCCGTCCCACCGGCAGCGGCATCGTCCTCGGCAGCGTCAGCGGTGCCACGTTGCGCGGGTCCAGCGTCTACGGCAACGGGGCCCGTTCGGCGGCCGGCGCGAAGCAGGGCCCGGTCGGCATGTGGGCCTACGACTCCACCGGCGTGCTGATCGAGCACGACAGCGCCTACCGCAACCACACCGGCTCCGGCCTCGACGGCTCCGGGTTCGGGCTGGACAACAACGTCTCGAAATCGACGCTCCAGTACGACCTCGCGTTCCACAACGACGGCCCCGGCTTCTACGCCTACAGCAAGGCGGCCAACGGCGCGTACGCCGACAACACGATCCGCTACGACGTCAGCGACAACGACGGGCGCAAACTGCCGCGCCACGGCGGACTGACCGTCTATGGGACGGACCTGCACAATCTGCAGATCTACCGGAACACCGTGGTCATGACGGGCACCAACGGAGTGGGCCCGGCCCTTCTTGTGCGCAGCGGCGAGACCGGCGTCACCGTGCGCGACAACATCCTGGCCACTGACGGCTCCCCGGTGGTCTCCTCGGCGGCCCTCACCACCCGTCAGCTCGACCTGCAGGGCAACGACTACTTCGCCCCGTCCGGGCAGTGGTCCGTGATCTGGGGCGGTCGCAGCTACTCCGACCTGGGCAGTTGGCGCTCGGCCAGCGGGCAGGAGAGCAGCGGCGGCCGGCCGGCCGGGCGGACGACCGACCCGTGCTTCGCCGGGGGCGCACTGCCCGACATCCAGTCCACCGGCGACGCGCACCTGGTCGTCCCGCGCTGTCCCGCAGCCGGCCCGTAG
- a CDS encoding aromatic ring-hydroxylating dioxygenase subunit alpha — MTTAPSRPALPRECTFDADDWAILAQHWYPVALSREIGDAPTAVRLLDETLVAYRVGGSVVVAHDICPHRGVPLSLGGGDGNGITCAYHGLRFGDGGRCVQVPAHPAAKIPARLNLRTYPVVERYGLVWTCLRPAEDTVEDPAGTAPIPAMAHWDDDGFQQITCPSIDIAAFAGRQVEGFLDVAHFGFVHLDSFGDPDNTVVPDYLPVRHDRGFSVDYWSTVGNYPHGTKQAPPDFQWLRHFDVHLPFTATLVVHFPEGGRLNIMNAASPVSARLTRMFAPIARNFDTDQPVQGVYDFNRTVFEEDRAIVEVQKPENLPLDPRLEVHIPADRSSIAYRRGLRALGLSHFFTA; from the coding sequence ATGACCACTGCTCCGTCCCGGCCCGCTCTGCCCCGGGAGTGCACCTTCGACGCCGACGACTGGGCGATCCTCGCCCAGCACTGGTACCCCGTCGCGCTGTCCCGCGAGATCGGCGACGCCCCCACCGCCGTACGCCTGCTGGACGAGACCCTGGTCGCCTACCGCGTCGGCGGCAGCGTGGTCGTGGCCCACGACATCTGCCCGCACCGCGGCGTCCCGCTCAGCCTGGGCGGGGGCGACGGCAACGGCATCACCTGCGCCTACCACGGCCTCCGCTTCGGCGACGGCGGACGGTGCGTCCAGGTCCCGGCCCACCCCGCTGCGAAGATCCCCGCCCGGCTGAACCTGCGCACCTACCCGGTCGTCGAGCGGTACGGCCTGGTGTGGACCTGCCTGCGCCCTGCCGAGGACACCGTCGAGGACCCGGCCGGCACGGCGCCGATCCCGGCCATGGCCCACTGGGACGACGACGGGTTCCAGCAGATCACCTGCCCCAGCATCGACATCGCCGCCTTCGCCGGCCGCCAGGTCGAGGGCTTCCTCGACGTCGCCCACTTCGGCTTCGTCCACCTCGACTCCTTCGGGGACCCCGACAACACCGTCGTCCCCGATTACCTCCCCGTCCGCCACGACCGGGGCTTCTCCGTCGACTACTGGAGCACCGTCGGCAACTACCCGCACGGCACCAAGCAGGCCCCGCCCGACTTCCAGTGGCTGCGCCACTTCGACGTCCACCTGCCCTTCACGGCGACGCTCGTCGTGCACTTCCCCGAGGGCGGACGGCTGAACATCATGAACGCCGCCTCACCGGTCTCGGCCCGGCTGACCCGGATGTTCGCCCCGATCGCCCGCAACTTCGACACCGACCAGCCGGTCCAGGGCGTCTACGACTTCAACCGGACGGTCTTCGAGGAGGACCGGGCCATCGTCGAGGTCCAGAAACCCGAGAACCTGCCGCTGGACCCCAGGCTCGAAGTGCACATCCCCGCCGACCGCAGCTCGATCGCCTACCGCCGCGGCCTGCGCGCCCTGGGCCTGAGCCACTTCTTCACCGCGTAG
- a CDS encoding UDP-glucuronic acid decarboxylase family protein, producing the protein MYVVVTGGGGFLGSHLCETLLRRGDTVWCLDNYSTGEPQNTAHLAGAPRFRFVRSDVTLPFDVPGPVDAVAHLASPASPPDYHRLPLETLSVGSRGTENALLLALRRGARFVLASTSEVYGDPEVHPQPEGYWGSVNPVGPRSVYDEAKRFAEALSMAYRRSHGVNTGIIRIFNTYGPRMRPYDGRVVSTFIRQALEGSPLTLYGDGSQTRSFCYVDDLVRGITAMIDSVHSGPVNLGNPCEHSVRELAGLVLEATGSSSRIEHRPLPVDDPTRRRPVIDRARAELGWFPEVPIQEGLRNTVAWFTDRSRPGTPLERVPRPTLRESVGV; encoded by the coding sequence ATGTATGTCGTAGTGACCGGCGGAGGCGGATTCCTGGGATCCCACCTCTGCGAGACTCTGCTCCGCAGAGGAGACACGGTCTGGTGCCTGGACAACTACTCCACCGGTGAACCGCAGAACACCGCCCATCTGGCCGGCGCCCCGCGCTTCCGGTTCGTCCGTAGCGATGTGACGTTGCCGTTCGACGTCCCCGGGCCGGTGGACGCCGTCGCCCACCTCGCCAGCCCGGCCTCGCCCCCGGACTACCACCGGCTTCCCCTGGAGACGCTGTCCGTCGGCAGCCGGGGCACGGAGAACGCCCTGCTGCTGGCCCTGCGCCGGGGTGCCCGCTTCGTCCTGGCCTCCACCAGCGAGGTCTACGGCGACCCGGAGGTCCATCCGCAGCCCGAAGGGTACTGGGGCAGCGTCAACCCGGTCGGCCCGCGCAGCGTCTACGACGAGGCCAAGCGGTTCGCGGAGGCGCTGTCCATGGCCTACCGGCGCAGCCACGGCGTCAACACGGGCATCATCCGGATCTTCAACACCTACGGTCCGCGGATGCGGCCGTACGACGGCCGGGTGGTGTCCACTTTCATCCGGCAGGCGTTGGAGGGCAGCCCGCTGACCCTCTACGGCGACGGCAGCCAGACGCGGAGCTTCTGCTACGTCGACGACCTCGTGCGCGGGATCACGGCGATGATCGACAGTGTCCACAGCGGCCCGGTGAACCTGGGCAATCCGTGCGAGCACAGTGTCCGCGAGCTGGCCGGCCTGGTGCTCGAAGCCACCGGATCGTCCTCGCGGATCGAGCACCGCCCGCTCCCCGTCGATGATCCGACCCGCCGCCGGCCGGTGATCGACCGGGCCCGTGCCGAGCTCGGCTGGTTCCCCGAGGTCCCCATCCAGGAGGGTCTGCGGAACACCGTCGCGTGGTTCACCGACCGGTCCCGGCCGGGCACGCCGCTGGAGCGGGTGCCGCGGCCCACGCTCCGGGAATCCGTGGGGGTCTGA